From a single Metopolophium dirhodum isolate CAU chromosome 6, ASM1992520v1, whole genome shotgun sequence genomic region:
- the LOC132946571 gene encoding uncharacterized protein DDB_G0289917-like, with the protein MSESDSSDIDTSSADSSIKVENYKSRKELKEAVLKDAVKKEFLEQTRKHIVKTVKKKLVRTHSLTEQIGTAPRKQTVGRLGTRSDSSVIHVQLESVVKKKMSKMDLDKAIAMIPICTGKKDVAEFINICEIAIKETTEADTPILLKIITSKLTGNALEVTKYRNLETWGAIKTILEGAFEQKVSERALSIALNTARMAEGESVAKFASRIEELYYKLCAASTIGLAQAEADIVKKQTKKQAMIIFMTGLPHHLYTVLKSRNPSTLEQCFKTAIDEMLEYESKVEMDKLQRQIGNGKQADVNNEEKRQNGGNTNNAVNRGGNGNSNQSNRNNNFNGYNNRYVNHNNRNNYGNNNQSGYGSHMVNRGGQRGGNGYGRNFNGNNVQQNNINRSTGCYTCGRSNHIARDCWSNRPNAQQNTYNNNRVNGTRHANNSNNVRRDSNNTQGVLCSYCNKIGHEISTCYTKQKNERSTSGNANGPSPVGVRLVQEIVQDPHTGFSTSQQN; encoded by the coding sequence atgtcAGAATCCGATAGTTCAGATATTGATACTAGTTCTGCGGACAgttcaataaaagttgaaaattataaatctaggaAAGAATTAAAAGAAGCAGTTTTAAAAGACGCTGTAAAGAAAGAATTTTTAGAACAAACTAGGAAACACATAGTTAAAACCGTTAAGAAAAAGTTAGTAAGAACACATAGTTTAACAGAACAGATAGGTACCGCGCCACGAAAACAAACCGTAGGTCGTTTAGGTACTAGGTCAGACTCAAGCGTAATTCACGTGCAGTTAGAGTCAgtggttaagaaaaaaatgagtaaaatggATTTAGATAAAGCAATTGCTATGATACCTATTTGCACGGGCAAAAAGGACGTAgccgaatttataaatatttgtgaaatcgCAATTAAAGAAACAACGGAAGCAGATACgccgatattattaaaaataattacttctaaGTTAACGGGAAATGCGTTAGAAGtaacaaaatatcgaaatttagaaacatggggagcaataaaaacaatattagaagGGGCATTCGAACAAAAAGTATCGGAGAGGGCCCTATCAATAGCTTTAAACACGGCACGTATGGCCGAGGGAGAAAGTGTGGCAAAATTCGCTAGTAGAATCgaagagttatattataaactctgcGCGGCAAGTACGATAGGTCTAGCTCAGGCCGAGGCAGATATAGTGAAAAAACAAACTAAGAAACAGGCAATGATCATATTTATGACAGGGTTACCTCATCACCTATATACAGTATTGAAAAGTCGAAATCCCAGTACATTGGAACAATGTTTCAAAACGGCGATCGATGAGATGCTCGAATATGAGTCAAAAGTAGAAATGGATAAGTTGCAGAGACAAATCGGTAATGGAAAACAGGCGGACGTCAATAACGAGGAAAAACGACAAAATGGTGGTAATACAAATAACGCAGTTAATCGCGGAGGAAACGGTAATTCAAATCAAAGCAATAGAAATAACAATTTCAACGGGTATAACAACCGATATGTTAATCACAACAACCGCAATAACTATGGGAATAATAATCAGAGCGGATATGGCTCACACATGGTTAATCGCGGCGGTCAACGAGGCGGAAACGGCTATGGACGGAATTTCAATGGCaataatgtacaacaaaataatattaaccgaaGCACCGGATGCTATACTTGTGGTAGATCTAATCACATAGCACGAGATTGCTGGAGCAATCGACCTAATGCGCAACAAAATACGTACAACAATAATCGTGTAAACGGCACGCGCCATGCGAACAACAGCAATAATGTTCGTAGGGACAGTAACAATACTCAGGGCGTACTTTGCAGTTACTGCAATAAGATAGGTCATGAAATTTCAACCTGTTATACAAAACAGAAAAACGAAAGAAGCACGTCGGGAAACGCCAACGGACCATCACCAGTGGGAGTCAGATTGGTCCAAGAAATAGTTCAAGACCCACACACAGGATTTTCCACATCACAGCAAAA